A single genomic interval of Drosophila virilis strain 15010-1051.87 chromosome 2, Dvir_AGI_RSII-ME, whole genome shotgun sequence harbors:
- the Ice2 gene encoding little elongation complex subunit 2: METNLYKGSVTIFHNQPSYKVFNKSIEQADDSLFTFLNDVDSEFLKEEQQGPSQVFTSYACGFTRSDPRTQELLRRTVYDHTKQQLPYEFPNPQERYSALSAAQQAACLRLLIAWQQNLAESEDDFVVWRVTNGKRCKELQLVQKHIYDYANAQKERLYAPMKPLVMHYSKWFELRIQHLLHGLPNSSYSTHTGLPQLHQCKGLQEEAACMENIKLICRRGQVRLWPEVRLLQQELSTLRVRLERYAYAGVNDEPASQSVADVLERQLLETEEDVFVLPLDALLMLLTPGAYVDLPTEMLLHISDIPDSEYKCIEFKEPLPARNCGWHTNSRLLTQAYTAYAPANWLQFTADGVVQVPNDVPDAALNDKVQPAVYKLLPIDEDVRPMPEAKSNSALVSWRLRAGEADTEAEPALLMYSSLPIAAVRDAAANQMLGCHLIKLENKPDCGCEIMTKYELLSAWLQLKLLQTDIGHCSRISLQDLAPLLEEPLTLGALEQQLHEYYHISMPQQLSQLREFLKLLRSVTPGRYLLRYTAKYKDKFLLCQPTPEPTPNSFKLYDLLAGTSPNDINFLTQAASYLPISPKLCSRLHEQLQLLPCSFPVKVGGARRSKKKAIIKKKSKVEEQPSLVQRTRKKKPKTRESRRKNSRQRKRAAAKAQKDQDKELDKIMIL, encoded by the coding sequence ATGGAAACGAATTTATATAAGGGCAGTGTCACAATATTTCACAATCAACCGTCATACAAAGTATTCAACAAATCGATTGAGCAAGCCGACGACTCACTCTTTACCTTTCTGAACGACGTCGATTCAGAGTTTTTAAAGGAGGAACAACAGGGGCCTTCGCAAGTCTTTACATCCTACGCTTGCGGATTCACCAGAAGCGATCCACGCACTCAGGAGCTTTTAAGACGCACTGTTTATGATCACACAAAGCAACAGTTGCCATACGAATTTCCCAATCCGCAGGAACGCTATTCCGCCCTAAGTGCTGCACAGCAGGCGGCCTGCCTGCGTCTGTTGATTGCCTGGCAGCAAAACTTGGCCGAGAGCGAGgatgattttgttgtttggcgTGTCACGAACGGCAAACGCTGCAAGGAGCTGCAGCTAGTACAAAAGCACATCTACGACTATGCCAACGCACAAAAGGAGCGACTCTATGCGCCCATGAAGCCACTGGTGATGCACTACAGCAAATGGTTCGAACTGAGAATTCAGCATCTGCTGCATGGGCTGCCCAATAGCAGCTACTCAACGCACACAGGCCTGCCACAACTGCATCAATGTAAAGGCCTGCAAGAGGAGGCAGCCTGCATGGAAAATATTAAGCTGATATGTCGCCGGGGACAGGTGCGACTCTGGCCAGAGGTGCGCCTGCTGCAACAGGAGCTAAGCACATTGCGGGTGCGTTTGGAGCGTTATGCCTATGCAGGCGTAAATGATGAGCCTGCTTCACAGTCTGTTGCCGATGTGCTTGAGCGCCAACTGCTGGAAACTGAAGAGGATGTGTTTGTGTTGCCCCTGGATGCACTGCTGATGCTTTTAACGCCAGGCGCATACGTGGATTTGCCTACAGAAATGCTGCTGCATATAAGTGATATTCCCGACAGCGAATACAAGTGCATTGAGTTCAAGGAGCCTCTACCTGCGCGCAATTGCGGCTGGCACACAAACAGCCGCCTTCTGACGCAGGCCTACACAGCATACGCACCAGCCAACTGGCTGCAGTTTACAGCCGACGGCGTCGTGCAGGTACCTAATGATGTGCCAGACGCAGCGCTGAATGACAAAGTCCAACCCGCCGTTTACAAACTGTTGCCTATCGATGAGGATGTGCGGCCTATGCCAGAAGCAAAGTCCAACAGTGCGCTGGTCAGCTGGCGTCTGCGTGCTGGGGAGGCGGATACCGAGGCGGAGCCGGCTCTGTTGATGTACAGCAGCCTTCCGATAGCGGCCGTGCGCGATGCTGCGGCCAATCAAATGCTAGGCTGTCATCTTATCAAGCTGGAGAATAAGCCAGATTGCGGCTGTGAGATCATGACCAAATACGAGCTGCTTAGCGCCTGGCTGCAGTTGAAACTACTCCAGACTGACATAGGTCATTGCTCGCGCATTTCGCTGCAAGATCTGGCGCCGCTGCTGGAGGAGCCGCTAACACTAGGTGCtttggagcagcagctgcacgaATACTATCACATAAGCATGCCGCAGCAGCTAAGCCAGCTACGCGAGTTCTTGAAACTGCTGCGCAGCGTGACGCCTGGCAGGTATCTGCTACGTTATACGGCAAAGTATAAGGACAAGTTTTTGCTGTGCCAACCTACGCCGGAACCCACACCCAATAGCTTTAAATTGTACGATCTGCTGGCGGGTACGTCGCCCAATGACATCAACTTTCTCACACAGGCCGCCAGCTATCTGCCCATTTCGCCGAAGCTTTGTAGTCGCCTGCACGaacagctgcaactgttgcccTGTTCATTTCCAGTCAAGGTAGGCGGCGCTCGGCGCTCTAAGAAGAAGGCAATAATCAAGAAAAAATCGAAGGTTGAGGAGCAACCAAGCTTGGTGCAGCGCACACGCAAGAAGAAGCCAAAGACAAGAGAAAGCCGGCGCAAAAATTCACGACAACGTAAGCGGGCGGCTGCCAAGGCACAGAAGGATCAGGATAAAGAGCTGGATAAAATTATGATCCTATAA
- the LOC6629649 gene encoding oxaloacetate tautomerase FAHD1, mitochondrial, which produces MVRLSARYLMAFQRNQDAANFVFEGKKIIGVALNYMCAVKAKNVPVPQVPIVFLKPTTSYLREGCPIILPKVFTKVAYEVELGVVIGSRCKNVSKAQAMQHVGGYCLALDLTAQCNLAAARATGGSWTLGKGFDTSTPVSRLIPFDAVNDPHTLPLWLKVNGELKQSGCTADLVFKVPDIIAYVSKYMTLEPNDLILTGTPNGSDAFKAGDVIECGLADLATMKFNVCAE; this is translated from the exons A TGGTGCGCCTATCCGCTCGCTACCTCATGGCCTTTCAACGCAACCAGGATGCGGCCAACTTTGTGTTCGAGGGCAAGAAGATTATTGGAGTTGCCCTAAACTATAT GTGCGCGGTCAAAGCCAAAAATGTGCCGGTGCCACAGGTGCCGATCGTTTTTTTAAAACCAACAACATCTTATCTGCGTGAAGGCTGTCCCATTATC TTGCCCAAAGTATTTACCAAGGTAGCCTATGAAGTGGAGCTGGGCGTGGTCATCGGATCGCGATGCAAGAACGTATCAAAAGCTCAGGCCATGCAACATGTTGGCGGTTACTGTTTGGCTTTGGACCTCACTGCCCAATGCAATTTGGCTGCTGCACGCGCCACTGGCGGCTCCTGGACGTTGGGCAAAGGCTTCGACACATCGACGCCAGTTTCACGTTTAATACCGTTTGATGCTGTGAACGATCCGCATACCCTGCCGCTGTGGCTCAAGGTCAATGGAGAGCTGAAGCAGAGTGGCTGCACTGCTGATTTGGTTTTCAAAGTGCCTGACATTATTGCCTATGTATCCAAGTATATGACATTGGAGCCAAATGACTTGATATTGACGGGCACGCCAAATGGCTCCGATGCTTTTAAAGCTGGCGATGTCATCGAGTGCGGCTTGGCGGATTTGGCCACCATGAAGTTTAATGTGTGTGCGGAGTAA
- the LOC6629653 gene encoding coiled-coil domain-containing protein 174, producing the protein MNDPNKAISVNLSSLLSLKAELQRKQHEVKLAKATKTTASEFRPNKMSSEKEKSKSSGSSKERSYKEISRNEDVKVYETEDYGQLDKSRRVLEAKSKYYDRMSRSGGSLNSDDNCLVMFNRKRQEQQGDEEEQQPRSAPRDRLSSSSSSENESVGGNAATGHDDDEVEYTDCLGRTRTCLRKELSEVMRRDKQLADSMPERLDQTKANWMIDTKGTHSSNHSSDGNADDEPFYGPRPTESVFSEAMSTMTKHDEQRVSWERKEQENFEKPDVHYQDVFFDEARTHGVGYYAFSTDEAERKQQQRELEQARKATEAEQKRRDELRAERDKIVADRVLAAKNRIRARNGLPLISKEEYEREQQLKAAEAKLEETEREREKTEKEQALAAQKAAEEAEREELRKDHIRDWDRDKSGVAKKSDDGQPPPEEWQYKPERLPMSQEQWNEQQRAVRAPEFAPMPEMGPMPKRINFSSIPPPVPTWSSSEQEFNSYHSTKREKQFQRRNYTKASDDIDDGEASASSSMHAQHQGTAIPPPACLEEGFSGPPTAKRAKSQAELERSIEAGLRFLRESCDKGVLGNKATWTAKADY; encoded by the coding sequence ATGAACGACCCAAACAAAGCAATCAGCGTTAATTTATCATCGCTGCTTAGTTTAAAAGCGGAATTGCAGCGAAAACAGCATGAAGTCAAACTGGCAAAAGCGACCAAGACGACGGCCAGTGAGTTCAGGCCAAACAAAATGTCCAGCGAAAAGGAAAAGTCAAAATCTAGTGGCAGCAGCAAGGAGCGCAGTTACAAGGAGATTAGCCGCAACGAGGATGTAAAGGTGTATGAAACGGAAGACTATGGACAGCTGGACAAATCACGGCGTGTGCTGGAGGCAAAAAGTAAATACTACGATCGCATGAgccgcagcggcggcagccTCAACTCTGACGACAATTGCCTGGTAATGTTCAATCGCAAGCGTCAGGAGCAGCAGGGCGACGAAGAGGAACAGCAACCAAGGTCTGCTCCACGAGATCggctgagcagcagcagcagtagcgaGAACGAGAGCGTGGGCGGAAATGCAGCCACTGGCCACGACGATGACGAAGTGGAGTACACGGATTGCCTAGGTCGGACGCGTACATGCTTACGCAAGGAGCTAAGCGAGGTAATGCGGCGGGACAAGCAACTGGCAGACAGCATGCCCGAGCGCTTGGATCAAACCAAAGCCAATTGGATGATAGACACCAAGGGCACACACAGCAGCAATCACAGCAGCGACGGAAATGCAGACGATGAGCCTTTCTATGGGCCACGGCCCACGGAGAGCGTCTTCAGCGAGGCCATGTCTACGATGACCAAGCATGATGAGCAGCGCGTTTCCTGGGAGCGCAAGGAGCAAGAGAATTTTGAAAAGCCCGATGTACATTATCAGGATGTGTTCTTCGATGAGGCGCGCACACATGGCGTGGGCTACTATGCCTTCTCCACGGATGAGGCCGAgcgaaagcagcagcaacgcgaGCTGGAGCAGGCGCGTAAGGCCACGGAGGCGGAGCAAAAGCGACGTGATGAATTGCGTGCCGAGCGCGATAAAATCGTTGCGGATCGCGTGCTGGCTGCAAAAAATCGGATTAGAGCACGCAATGGTCTGCCGCTCATCAGCAAAGAGGAGTATGAGCGCGAGCAACAGCTCAAGGCGGCTGAGGCTAAACTCGAGGAAACAGAGCGCGAACGCGAGAAGACTGAAAAGGAACAAGCACTGGCGGCTCAAAAAGCAGCAGAGGAGGCCGAACGCGAGGAGCTGCGCAAGGACCATATACGCGACTGGGACAGAGACAAAAGCGGTGTGGCTAAAAAGTCCGATGATGGGCAGCCACCACCAGAGGAATGGCAATACAAGCCCGAACGGCTGCCAATGTCCCAGGAGCAGTGGAACGAACAGCAGCGTGCCGTGCGTGCCCCAGAATTCGCGCCCATGCCAGAAATGGGGCCGATGCCAAAGCGCATCAACTTTAGCAGCATTCCACCACCAGTTCCCACGTGGTCCAGCAGTGAACAGGAGTTCAACAGCTATCACTCCACTAAACGCGAAAAGCAATTCCAGCGCCGCAACTACACAAAAGCCAGTGATGATATCGATGATGGAGAAGCATCAGCAAGCAGCTCCATGCATGCCCAGCATCAGGGCACCGCGATACCTCCACCTGCTTGTCTCGAAGAGGGTTTTAGCGGGCCGCCAACAGCCAAGCGTGCGAAGTCACAAGCTGAACTTGAACGCTCCATTGAGGCGGGTCTTAGATTTCTGCGGGAGAGCTGCGACAAGGGCGTGCTGGGCAACAAGGCTACCTGGACGGCCAAGGCGGACTATTAG
- the LOC6629355 gene encoding uncharacterized protein — MGIPETPKTAATTTTTTTTGTEAANESKNALTLCTFQEIFKHVEPEVQIEAFELAQGSDRGDNYTAALYRICLSGKRQQLDGSTHKWEQNVICKVLPESVVQREAYKSDKLFRNEVEFYTTIMPELVKFQASKTGLNAPLFNSIPKCYTARHDLLIMEDLRVRGFEMSDRHKGLSMEETQSVLLQVAQLHALSLAYKFEHPLEFTKMCSTISEGIFCTANTSWYKNYYERLTKNAIKMVSDVLPADSKYMQAMLSFAESSSFFGQMVELASAESPLSAICHGDCWVNNFLYRYDPEDRQRVLEVALIDFQLVRYSSIALDIANLLYCCTTKQMRDAQLKPLLKVYTEELYKWLQVLCNVLPEQCNTLEKFQELFAQELKTYGRFALGLAMDIIPISTCSSEDAPDMYLNRNDDLDGDVGAPTLNFPPNDLCRQKMSEIVIDMVDSDML, encoded by the exons ATGGGCATTCCAGAAACGCcgaaaacagcagcaaccacaacaacaacaacaacgacaggcACAGAAGCGGCTAATGAAAGCAAAAACGCTCTGACGTTATGCACGTTTCAGGAAATTTTCAAACATGTAGAGCCGGAAGTGCAAATCGAGGCGTTCGAG CTAGCGCAAGGCTCTGACCGCGGCGATAACTATACGGCAGCACTGTATCGCATCTGCCTAAGTGGGAAACGCCAACAACTAGATGGCAGCACTCATAAGTGGGAGCAGAACGTTATATGCAAGGTGTTGCCAGAGAGCGTTGTCCAAAGAGAAGCCTACAAGAGCGACAAGCTTTTTCG CAACGAGGTGGAATTCTATACCACAATAATGCCAGAGCTGGTTAAGTTTCAGGCCAGCAAAACGGGCTTAAACGCGCCATTGTTTAATTCCATACCCAAATGCTATACAGCGAGGCATGATTTGCTCATAATGG AGGATCTGCGCGTTCGCGGCTTTGAGATGTCGGATCGACACAAGGGCCTCAGCATGGAGGAGACGCAATCGGTTTTGCTGCAGGTGGCGCAGCTGCATGCGCTCAGTTTAGCCTACAAGTTTGAGCATCCGCTGGAGTTTACAAAAATGTGCAGCACCATCAGCGAGGGCATATTCTGCACAGCTAATACCAGCTGGTACAAAAACTATTACGAACGCCTGACAAAGAACGCCATTAAAATGGTATCCGATGTGCTGCCCGCGGACTCAAAGTACATGCAAGCGATGCTTAGCTTTGCGGAAAGCTCTTCCTTCTTCGGACAGATGGTGGAGTTGGCTAGCGCCGAATCGCCCTTGTCGGCCATTTGCCATGGCGATTGTTGGGTTAATAATTTTCTGTATCGCTACGATCCGGAGGATCGACAACGCGTTTTGGAGGTGGCGCTAATTGACTTTCAGCTGGTACGCTATAGTTCCATAGCATTGGACATAGCCAATCTTCTGTACTGCTGCACCACCAAGCAAATGCGAGACGCTCAACTGAAGCCGCTGCTCAAAGTTTACACAGAGGAGCTGTACAAATGGTTGCAAGTGCTGTGCAACGTTTTGCCAGAGCAATGCAATACACTGGAAAAGTTTCAGGAACT CTTTGCTCAGGAACTGAAAACCTATGGACGATTTGCCCTTGGACTGGCTATGGACATCATACCCATAAGTACGTGCTCATCGGAGGATGCACCTGATATGTATTTGAATCGCAATGATGACCTCGATGGGGATGTAGGCGCGCCCACTTTAAATTTTCCGCCCAACGACCTGTGTCGACAGAAGATGTCCGAAATAGTGATTGACATGGTCGACAGTGACATGCTCTAG
- the Obp93a gene encoding uncharacterized protein Obp93a: MYFNYLILFFLLVLPVLKSEAASANITSCDKAKKQPKLLSSCCNVPRNDQFSKSCRKSLLSQTNLTTNNGETRNLKSDKVALHACIAECVFKKNGYLLSNGTVNLPVMQRSLEQRYKKDAVLSNLIVKSLKRCVDYAQSRTQQFQWLHAKDNCDYYPATLLACIMEQVYQNCPASIWKNTVDCVGMRDYLIACNDVKSGRK, translated from the exons ATgtattttaactatttaatattgttttttctgCTTGTTCTTCCAGTTCTAAAATCTGAAGCTGCTTCAGCTAATATTACGAGCTGCGACAAGGCAAAAAAGCAACCAAAACTC tTAAGCTCCTGTTGTAATGTTCCCAGAAATGATCAATTCAGCAAGTCCTGCCGCAAGTCCCTGCTCAGTCAGACCAATCTAACCACCAATAATGGGGAGACGCGTAATTTGAAATCGGACAAAGTGGCTCTACATGCA TGTATTGCGGAGTGCGTATTCAAAAAGAATGGCTATTTACTCTCCAATGGAACTGTCAATTTACCTGTTATGCAAAGGAGCCTGGAACAGCGCTATAAAAAGGATGCTGTCCTCTCAAATCTCATCGTGAAGAGTTTAAAACGCTGCGTAGACTACG CTCAGAGCCGTACCCAACAATTCCAATGGCTGCATGCAAAGGACAACTGCGATTACTATCCGGCTACTTTGCTAGCCTGTATCATGGAACAGGTTTATCAGAATTGTCCGGCATCTATATGGAAAAATACGGTTGATTGTGTGGGCATGCGGGATTACTTGATTGCCTGCAATGATGTTAAAAGTGGCAGAAAGTAA
- the LOC6629652 gene encoding SRR1-like protein, translated as MSGAGEEFQVVTRKKWMARKCLSRRNRHKSESDYLNDCPDVNVDHFQARLERLCGEMSQSDYFILSMDTLQQHLDMLKRPLERIVCLGLGPFTRTHQALHQAAFIMSAQRQHNIKEALYYDPVFRETEKELIQRLNGTIIAEDRAGRHEANVSTLYYLPHCPYALMHNLLWCNWSSESLANVFLISNSFEMLTLNRTLSKTRIPNDHIARITAHCTEAPLEDDYEHNNVFNDLSLHSFPSDKLPAVDDEVFWTRCAPLNVHEDELQTELNMEAEMAALSLGS; from the exons ATGTCTGGCGCTGGCGAGGAATTTCAGGTGGTCACGCGTAAGAAATGGATGGCGCGTAAATGCCTGAGTCGCCGCAACCGCCACAAATCCGAAAGCGATTACTTAAACGATTGCCCCGATGTAAATGTGGACCACTTTCAAGC ACGCCTGGAGCGACTCTGCGGGGAAATGAGCCAAAGTGATTATTTTATCTTGTCTATGGATACGCTGCAACAGCACCTGGACATGCTCAAGCGGCCACTGGAACGTATAGTCTGCCTGGGTCTTGGACcattcacacgcacacaccagGCGCTGCATCAGGCAGCGTTTATAATGAGCGCCCAGCGGCAACACAACATCAAGGAGGCACTCTACTATGATCCCGTGTTTCGTGAAACTGAGAAAGAGCTAATACAGCGTCTGAATGGCACTATCATAGCCGAGGACAGGGCGGGCAGGCATGAAGCTAATGTATCCACTCTTTATTATTTGCCCCACTGTCCCTACGCACTTATGCACAATCTGCTGTGGTGCAATTGGAGCAGCGAAAGCTTGGCAAACGTTTTTCTAATCTCGAATAGTTTCGAGATGCTAACACTAAACAGAACTCTATCTAAAACTAGAATTCCCAATGATCACATTGCCCGAATAACGGCCCACTGCACAGAGGCTCCTTTAGAGGATGACTACGAGCACAACAATGTATTCAATGACCTGTCATTGCACAGTTTTCCCAGCGACAAACTACCAGCAGTTGATGATGAAGTATTTTGGACACGATGCGCTCCTTTAAATGTGCACGAAGATGAATTACAAACCGAACTAAATATGGAGGCAGAAATGGCTGCATTAAGCTTAGGATCATAG
- the LOC6629356 gene encoding hexosaminidase D, whose protein sequence is MHSNLLIFIWRRKLSFLLLASGLVLLGLWTWAILIDSAKTLPAFTQQTSQSGEANYQHVHIIQKLIAQANRVLRAERQRDNAERTSPTQRLLGNVRFVRPTQAKKAPLPLAESYLFEQERLKILEQQQRQRNAGMDELNANAEDDRMLSSAERQTQYEHELQRMGVPAVAGIGPDGPRAPAERLVHLDLKGAPPKLSFLKQLLPVLRALGATGLLIEYEDMFPYSGALQPLAAHNAYKEAELKDFLETAWVEYGLSVMPLVQTFGHLEYALKLSGFEQLRELPESPQSICPSQPQSLALLEQMLTQVIELHMRPSGNATPSTPELPIKFTHLHIGCDEVQRMGECSLCRQRLRSELFLSHVISLAHFVRRRWPQLSVVIWDDQLRDMTLSELQNSQIGSYVEPMVWVYASDIYHFIQPQLWDTYSKVFPSAWAASAYKGAFGESLLVPPLQQHLENNIRWLAVIAKEGGRFAKGLRGLALTGWQRYDHFAVLCELLPVGMPSLMTSLSTVSKGYFSTNPRDNELLRVLRCVFQPDSRRSGHPWLELHTNAHYSQLFAVCSYPGHLVFKYALRLYDKLAEVRNYLQQTREHSAWLSDYNVRHNFSSPLRVQELTVRTPQLIEELRAMARESQQLLWEVYDEHTVAEFVEQHIYPSINALHQQLANGQTLLQRRTWPQRPLPLTMELQQDMGLVTTLDHHQQQQQQQQQQQH, encoded by the exons ATGCACTCAAATTTGCTGATATTTATTTGGCGCCGCAAACTTTCATTTCTGCTGCTGGCGTCGGGTCTTGTCTTGCTTGGACTCTGGACATGGGCCATACTTATTGATAGTGCAAAAACACTGCCAGCATTTACACAGCAGACATCGCAATCCGGCGAGGCCAATTATCAGCACGTTCACATCATCCAGAAGTTGATTGCCCAAGCGAATCGTGTGCTGCGCGCCGAGCGACAAAGGGACAACGCGGAGCGAACATCGCCGACACAGCGTTTGCTGGGCAACGTGCGCTTTGTGCGTCCGACACAGGCCAAGAAGGCGCCGCTGCCTCTGGCCGAGAGCTATCTGTTCGAGCAGGAACGCCTCAAGATCctagagcaacagcagcgccagcgcaACGCGGGCATGGACGAGCTCAATGCCAACGCCGAGGATGATCGCATGCTCAGCTCTGCGGAGCGTCAGACCCAATACGAGCACGAATTGCAACGCATGGGCGTGCCAGCTGTCGCAGGCATTGGCCCGGATGGACCACGTGCTCCAGCAGAGCGACTGGTCCACCTGGATCTTAAAGGCGCGCCACCCAAGCTGAGCTTTCTCAAGCAACTCTTGCCTGTGCTGCGCGCCTTGGGTGCCACCGGGCTGCTTATCGAGTATGAGGATATGTTTCCCTATAGCGGTGCGCTGCAGCCACTTGCTGCTCACAATGCCTACAAGGAAGCCGAACTGAAG GATTTTCTGGAAACTGCTTGGGTCGAGTATGGTCTGAGCGTTATGCCGCTGGTCCAAACTTTTGGGCATCTGGAGTACGCCCTGAAGTTGTCCGGATTTGAGCAGCTACGTGAGCTGCCCGAGAGCCCGCAGTCGATTTGCCCTAGTCAACCGCAGAGTCTAGCCTTGCTGGAGCAAATGCTCACCCAGGTGATTGAGCTGCATATGCGGCCCTCGGGCAATGCCACGCCCTCGACGCCGGAGCTGCCCATCAAGTTTACCCATTTGCACATTGGCTGCGATGAGGTGCAGCGCATGGGCGAGTGTTCGCTCTGTCGTCAGCGACTGCGAAGCGAACTGTTCCTTTCGCATGTGATTAGCTTGGCGCATTTTGTGCGTCGTCGCTGGCCGCAGCTGAGCGTGGTCATCTGGGATGATCAGCTGCGTGACATGACGCTGAGCGAGCTGCAGAACTCGCAGATCGGCAGCTATGTAGAGCCCATGGTGTGGGTGTATGCCAGCgatatatatcattttatacAGCCACAGCTGTGGGACACCTATTCGAAGGTATTTCCCAGCGCCTGGGCTGCGTCCGCTTACAAGGGCGCGTTTGGCGAGAGTCTGCTGGTGCccccgctgcagcagcatttgGAGAACAATATACGCTGGCTGGCGGTCATAGCTAAGGAGGGTGGGCGCTTTGCCAAGGGCTTGAGGGGCCTGGCGCTGACTGGCTGGCAGCGCTATGATCATTTTGCCGTGCTCTGTGAGCTGTTGCCGGTGGGCATGCCCAGCCTAATGACATCTTTGTCCACAGTGTCCAAGGGTTACTTTAGCACCAATCCACGTGACAATGAGCTGTTGCGCGTGCTGCGTTGCGTTTTCCAGCCGGATAGCCGGCGCTCGGGACATCCTTGGCTGGAATTACATACCAATGCACATTACAGTCAACTATTCGCTGTGTGCAGCTATCCGGGCCACCTGGTCTTCAAGTACGCGCTGCGTTTATACGACAAACTGGCCGAGGTGCGCAACTATCTGCAACAGACGCGGGAGCACAGTGCCTGGCTCTCCGACTACAATGTCAGACACAACTTTAGTTCGCCCCTGCGAGTGCAGGAGCTGACGGTGCGCACACCCCAACTAATTGAGGAGCTGCGCGCTATGGCACGCGAGTCCCAACAGCTCTTGTGGGAAGTGTACGATGAGCATACGGTAGCGGAATTTGTGGAGCAGCACATTTATCCCAGCATCAATGCGCTGCATCAGCAGCTGGCTAATGGACAAACGCTGTTGCAGAGACGCACCTGGCCGCAACGGCCGCTGCCGCTTACCATGGAGCTGCAGCAAGATATGGGGCTTGTTACCACGTTggatcatcatcagcagcagcagcagcagcagcagcagcagcagcattaa